The Spirosoma foliorum genome has a window encoding:
- a CDS encoding PhzF family phenazine biosynthesis protein has protein sequence MRIYQLDAFTDRLFAGNPAAVIPLTEWLSDEQMQQIASENNLAETAFYTKTEGENTYHIRWFTPTIEVDLCGHATLATGYVVFFLESKQDEGAIPDEIFFNSRSGLLKVCRGENGWLTLDFPADTVNKSNLQPPALLASVGEKPYAIFKGKTDYMLVYETQAQIEALAPDFREMNTVPARGVIVTAPGNAGDGSVDFVSRFFGPQAGIDEDPVTGSAHTTLVPYWAEKLGKTELTARQLSKRGGFLKCKLNDDGVNPARVDISGQVQLYLTGDVKL, from the coding sequence ATGCGTATTTATCAACTCGATGCGTTTACGGATCGATTATTTGCGGGCAATCCGGCGGCAGTAATTCCATTAACGGAATGGCTGTCAGACGAACAAATGCAACAGATCGCGTCCGAAAATAACTTGGCCGAAACGGCATTTTACACAAAAACAGAAGGCGAAAATACCTATCATATTCGTTGGTTTACGCCCACGATTGAGGTGGATTTGTGCGGTCACGCGACCTTAGCCACTGGTTACGTGGTATTTTTTCTGGAATCGAAGCAAGACGAGGGCGCAATACCTGACGAGATTTTCTTTAACTCTCGTAGTGGTTTATTAAAAGTTTGCCGGGGCGAAAATGGCTGGCTAACCCTCGATTTTCCGGCCGATACCGTAAACAAATCCAATCTACAGCCACCGGCTTTGTTGGCAAGTGTCGGCGAAAAACCTTACGCCATTTTTAAAGGGAAAACGGATTACATGCTTGTCTATGAGACACAGGCGCAAATCGAAGCATTAGCTCCGGATTTTCGGGAAATGAATACGGTACCGGCTCGGGGCGTTATCGTAACAGCACCAGGTAATGCAGGCGACGGTTCGGTTGATTTTGTATCCCGTTTCTTTGGACCCCAGGCCGGTATTGATGAAGATCCAGTAACAGGGTCGGCCCATACAACATTAGTGCCTTATTGGGCTGAGAAACTCGGTAAAACAGAACTCACCGCTCGCCAACTGTCGAAACGGGGAGGCTTCCTGAAGTGCAAACTGAACGACGATGGCGTAAATCCGGCCCGTGTCGATATTTCGGGACAGGTACAGCTTTATCTGACTGGTGACGTTAAGTTGTAG
- a CDS encoding YciI family protein gives MQYVVHAYDHTGPDALDRRMAARPAHLAYVSQLKEKGQFLLGGALLDPDGKMIGSMLMLDMETEDELSTYLETDPYIVQGVWDKIDVKPFRQANV, from the coding sequence ATGCAATACGTTGTTCATGCGTATGATCATACCGGTCCCGATGCTCTCGACCGGCGAATGGCAGCCCGGCCTGCTCACCTTGCCTATGTTAGTCAGTTAAAAGAAAAGGGCCAATTTCTGTTAGGCGGAGCCTTGCTAGACCCCGACGGGAAAATGATTGGTTCGATGCTCATGCTGGATATGGAAACTGAAGACGAACTAAGTACATATCTGGAAACCGATCCGTATATTGTACAGGGCGTTTGGGACAAAATTGACGTTAAACCGTTTCGCCAGGCCAATGTTTGA
- a CDS encoding alpha/beta fold hydrolase — MNYISCWPLALITASVLAQPAPKPAGSVARPQLTVETIMQDPKVWVGTSPSNPFWSDDSQTLYFSWNPERALGDSLYKVTFTRLAKGKSLTASQPVKVSPVERRALATPPVAAYNRAYTQRLFDRQGDLFLLDVKSGKVRQLTNTVDVEADPVFSGDEKQVVFRRTGAGANLFSIDLQSGELAQLTDFKSGAKKPDPKLTDAEKFLKQDQLRLSSVLKERKEKKDESERITKADKPKRPKEIYLDDKQLLAPQLSPDGRYVTYRLSKSATNAKTAQVPNYVTESGYTEELAARTKVGSPTATQEFFVYDKLKDTVRVVSTKTIPGITDQPAYLKSMTSAKPDTAKKTRPVVINGPVWSDDGKLCVVVVRSLDNKDRWIMRLDPETLKLSLLDRQHDDAWIAGPGINWQGMGSSSGNMNFLADNQTLWFQSEADGYSHIYTVNVLTGEKKQLTSGKFEVQQVQLSKDKKSFFLQTNEVHPGEQHFYRMAVTGGERVRLTNMTGANDVTLSPDETRMAIRYSSSNQPWEMYVADVSPQSTVANKASSSSRSVSSQIVGTAPLKLTESQTDNFKSYPWREPTMVTIPARDGQTIYARMYKPTKSDATPATGKAVVFVHGAGYLQNAHKWWSSYFREYMFNNLLVDKGYTVLDIDYRASAGYGRDWRTGIYRHMGGKDLEDHVDAAKWLVQTQGVDEKRIGIYGGSYGGFITLMALFTTPDVFKAGAALRPVTDWAAYNHPYTANILNEPQSDSLAYRRSSPIYFAEGLKNYLLICHGMVDVNVHYQDTVRLLQRLIELKKDNWEVAAYPMEDHGFVEPSSWTDEYKRILKLFEERL, encoded by the coding sequence ATGAACTACATTTCCTGTTGGCCGCTTGCTCTGATTACAGCATCGGTTCTCGCCCAGCCTGCACCCAAACCTGCTGGCTCCGTGGCTCGCCCACAACTCACTGTCGAGACCATTATGCAGGACCCTAAAGTATGGGTTGGCACATCGCCCTCTAACCCATTCTGGTCCGACGATTCGCAAACGCTTTATTTTAGCTGGAATCCAGAGCGGGCACTGGGCGATTCGCTCTATAAAGTAACCTTTACCCGTCTGGCAAAAGGGAAATCGCTCACCGCTTCTCAGCCGGTAAAAGTAAGTCCGGTTGAGCGTCGGGCACTGGCTACGCCCCCCGTTGCCGCTTACAACCGGGCCTATACCCAACGGCTTTTCGATCGGCAGGGTGATTTATTTCTGCTGGATGTAAAATCGGGCAAAGTCCGTCAACTCACGAACACGGTGGACGTTGAGGCTGATCCTGTTTTTTCAGGTGATGAAAAGCAGGTCGTCTTTCGGCGGACGGGGGCAGGTGCCAATTTATTTAGCATTGACCTTCAATCTGGTGAACTCGCTCAACTCACCGATTTTAAGTCAGGCGCTAAAAAGCCCGATCCTAAGTTAACGGATGCCGAAAAATTTCTGAAACAGGATCAATTACGCTTGTCGTCGGTGCTGAAAGAGCGTAAAGAAAAAAAAGACGAAAGCGAACGCATCACCAAAGCCGACAAGCCCAAACGCCCGAAAGAAATTTACCTGGACGACAAACAATTACTTGCTCCGCAGCTTAGCCCCGATGGCCGTTATGTGACCTATCGGTTGAGCAAAAGCGCTACCAATGCCAAGACGGCGCAAGTGCCCAACTATGTAACGGAATCTGGTTATACCGAAGAACTGGCGGCCCGTACCAAAGTGGGCTCGCCGACAGCTACACAGGAGTTTTTTGTGTACGACAAGCTTAAGGATACCGTTCGGGTTGTTAGTACCAAAACCATTCCGGGTATTACTGATCAACCGGCTTATCTGAAATCGATGACCAGTGCAAAACCCGATACGGCAAAAAAAACGCGTCCTGTTGTCATCAATGGCCCTGTCTGGTCAGACGATGGCAAGTTGTGTGTGGTAGTAGTTCGGTCGCTCGATAACAAAGACCGCTGGATTATGCGGCTCGACCCGGAAACACTGAAGCTATCGCTTCTCGACCGTCAGCATGACGATGCATGGATTGCAGGACCTGGCATCAACTGGCAGGGTATGGGGTCATCGTCGGGCAATATGAATTTTCTGGCCGACAATCAAACACTCTGGTTTCAGTCAGAAGCCGATGGGTATTCGCATATTTACACGGTGAATGTCTTAACTGGCGAGAAAAAGCAATTGACTTCGGGTAAGTTCGAAGTGCAACAGGTGCAGCTATCGAAGGATAAAAAGTCCTTCTTTCTGCAAACGAATGAAGTCCACCCTGGCGAACAGCATTTTTATCGGATGGCCGTTACAGGCGGTGAACGTGTTCGGCTAACCAATATGACAGGTGCCAACGACGTAACCCTCTCTCCCGACGAAACCCGAATGGCTATCCGCTATTCGTCCAGTAATCAGCCTTGGGAGATGTATGTAGCTGACGTTAGCCCACAGTCGACAGTTGCCAATAAGGCTAGTTCATCTTCTCGATCTGTATCCTCACAGATCGTCGGCACCGCTCCCCTTAAGCTCACGGAATCACAGACTGATAACTTCAAAAGTTACCCCTGGCGCGAACCGACGATGGTTACGATTCCCGCCCGCGATGGACAAACGATTTACGCGCGTATGTATAAGCCAACCAAGTCGGACGCGACCCCGGCCACGGGAAAAGCGGTTGTTTTCGTTCATGGCGCGGGTTACTTGCAGAACGCCCATAAATGGTGGAGTTCGTATTTCCGCGAATACATGTTCAATAACCTCCTGGTAGACAAAGGCTACACCGTACTCGACATCGACTATCGGGCTAGCGCGGGCTACGGTCGCGACTGGCGCACGGGTATTTATCGGCACATGGGTGGTAAAGATTTAGAGGACCATGTTGATGCCGCAAAGTGGCTGGTGCAAACGCAGGGTGTGGACGAAAAGCGGATCGGTATTTACGGCGGGTCTTACGGTGGATTCATTACGCTGATGGCTCTTTTTACAACCCCTGATGTGTTCAAGGCTGGGGCGGCTCTACGGCCCGTAACCGATTGGGCAGCCTATAATCACCCGTACACGGCCAATATTCTGAACGAACCTCAATCAGATTCACTCGCCTACCGTCGTTCATCGCCAATATACTTTGCCGAAGGCCTCAAAAATTATTTGCTCATCTGCCACGGTATGGTCGACGTGAATGTTCATTATCAGGACACTGTTCGGCTCTTGCAACGGCTGATTGAACTCAAGAAAGACAATTGGGAAGTAGCGGCCTACCCAATGGAAGACCACGGTTTTGTTGAGCCATCCAGTTGGACCGACGAATACAAACGGATTTTGAAACTGTTTGAAGAAAGGCTGTAA
- the hxpB gene encoding hexitol phosphatase HxpB, translating into MIHAAIFDMDGLLVDSEPHWRAMEREVFDTVGLHLTDEECKQTTGLPILEVVRYWFARAPWTDQAAQGRTLEDLADAITHGVHERIAHLAEPMPGALDTIAFFVSRGIPTAIASASPMSLIEVVIDRIGIRDSLTLWHSATLEARNKPAPDVYWGTARKLGVLPANCVAFEDSGSGLRSAYDAGMQTVAVPGAFEYNDPKFAIADVILPSLTEFTSDTFDTLQTTEHYS; encoded by the coding sequence TTGATACACGCAGCAATATTTGATATGGATGGTCTTCTCGTGGACTCAGAACCCCATTGGCGGGCTATGGAACGAGAAGTATTTGATACGGTTGGCTTACATTTAACAGACGAAGAATGTAAACAGACCACGGGTTTGCCAATTTTAGAAGTTGTACGGTATTGGTTTGCCCGCGCTCCCTGGACGGATCAGGCAGCACAAGGTCGTACGCTGGAAGATCTTGCCGATGCCATTACACATGGTGTTCACGAGCGCATTGCTCACCTGGCCGAACCGATGCCCGGCGCCCTCGATACCATTGCTTTTTTTGTTTCGAGAGGAATTCCTACGGCTATTGCGTCGGCTTCGCCGATGAGTTTGATTGAAGTCGTTATTGATCGGATCGGTATTCGTGATTCATTAACACTTTGGCATTCAGCTACTTTAGAGGCTCGAAATAAACCCGCTCCGGATGTTTACTGGGGCACGGCTCGTAAACTAGGCGTTTTGCCCGCTAATTGCGTGGCGTTTGAAGATTCGGGAAGCGGTCTACGATCGGCCTATGATGCGGGCATGCAAACGGTGGCCGTACCGGGTGCTTTTGAGTACAACGATCCAAAATTTGCTATTGCTGATGTTATTTTGCCTTCGCTGACTGAATTTACATCGGATACATTCGATACATTGCAGACAACAGAACACTATTCCTAA